Proteins from one Bradyrhizobium roseum genomic window:
- a CDS encoding Trm112 family protein, translating into MNATPERLDGTVDPKLLEILVCPVTKGPLEFDSTRQELISRSAKLAYPIRDGIPIMLPEEARKID; encoded by the coding sequence ATGAATGCCACGCCCGAACGCCTCGACGGCACCGTCGATCCGAAGTTGCTGGAGATCCTGGTCTGTCCGGTGACCAAGGGCCCGCTCGAATTCGATTCGACCCGGCAGGAACTAATCTCGCGCTCGGCCAAGCTCGCCTACCCGATCCGCGACGGCATCCCGATCATGCTGCCGGAAGAGGCACGGAAGATCGATTGA